A single region of the Streptomyces sp. NBC_00425 genome encodes:
- a CDS encoding type I polyketide synthase, with product MTTAAPTGDEAKLLDYLKRMTVDLREARRRVQELDDAAHEPIAVVGIGCAYPGAVASPDDLWRLLDTGADAVGDFPTDRGWDLDALYHPHPDTPGTCYTRNGAFLPDAASFDAPLFGITPKEALTIDPQQRLLLEHSWEAVERAGLDPRTLHGSRTGVFVGVMYNDYGARLRPVPDGYEGYIGSGSAASVASGRISYSLGLQGPALTVDTACSSSLVALHLACQALRRGECTAALAGGVTVMATPTVFTEFARQRGLSADGRCRSFSADADGTGWAEGVGMLYLERLSDAVRAGRPVLAVLRGSAVNQDGASNGLTAPHGPSQERVIRDALADARLTPHDIDAVEAHGTATTLGDPIEGHAIQSVYGTGRDPQRPLYLGSLKSNIGHSQAAAGIGGVIKMVLALRHGVLPKTLHAERPTPHIDWTATPVRLLQEPVDWPRTDRPRRAGVSSFGISGTNAHVIVEEAPQATPPQATAPETTAPGTATPATAFAVPLSAHTPKALRTQAARLGAHLTARPGLATGDVAHALVTSRTLFDHRAVLVAPGRDALLQGLDKLARGTGAPHTVRGAPDPAAKSPCAVLFSGQGSQRPGMGRDLYQRFPAFADALDTACAALDPHFELPLHDVLFGTAQPQDLINRTAYTQAGVFAVEVALYRLLERFGVTPGFVAGHSIGELTAAHVAGVWTLPDAARLVAARGRLMQALPEGGAMLAVQATAAELQPLLAGREHEIALAAENGPASVVVSGDTAAVQELDTHWREHGRRTKRLQVSHAFHSPHMDAMLDDFHRVAKELTYHRPQLPIISHLTGETSPEALLTPEYWVRHVREPVRFATGVRRLTAHGVTTFVEAGPDSVLTPMVAECLDGAPGDAVALSRRDQREPEAFLAALARLHVRGAAVDWAAQHDGQTAARAELPTYPFQRRRYWLDEVTPATPRTAHGPAPQAPTTDQDPDGDETWAARLAAAAPADRHALILTCVVEAAAEVMGADSPDTVPLGTPLLDLGFTSLMAVDLRNKVTQATGVDLPPTVVYDHPTFEAIASHAHALMSTD from the coding sequence GCACGAACCGATCGCCGTCGTCGGCATCGGCTGCGCCTACCCCGGCGCGGTCGCCTCCCCCGACGACCTGTGGCGCCTCCTCGACACCGGCGCCGACGCCGTCGGAGACTTCCCCACCGACCGCGGCTGGGACCTCGACGCGCTCTACCACCCCCACCCCGACACCCCGGGCACCTGCTACACCCGCAACGGCGCATTCCTGCCCGACGCAGCCTCCTTCGACGCCCCCCTGTTCGGCATCACCCCCAAAGAAGCCCTCACCATCGACCCCCAGCAACGGCTCCTGCTGGAGCACAGCTGGGAAGCCGTGGAACGCGCCGGCCTCGACCCGCGCACCCTGCACGGCAGCCGCACCGGCGTCTTCGTCGGCGTCATGTACAACGACTACGGCGCACGCCTGCGCCCCGTCCCCGACGGCTACGAGGGCTACATCGGCAGCGGCAGCGCGGCCAGCGTCGCCTCCGGACGCATCTCGTACTCCCTGGGCCTGCAGGGCCCCGCCCTCACCGTCGACACCGCCTGCTCGTCGTCGCTGGTCGCCCTCCACCTGGCCTGCCAGGCGCTGCGCCGCGGCGAATGCACCGCCGCCCTCGCCGGCGGCGTCACCGTGATGGCCACCCCCACCGTCTTCACCGAGTTCGCCCGCCAACGCGGCCTCAGCGCCGACGGCCGCTGCCGCTCCTTCTCCGCCGACGCCGACGGCACCGGCTGGGCCGAGGGCGTCGGCATGCTCTACCTGGAACGCCTCAGCGACGCGGTCCGCGCCGGACGACCCGTCCTGGCCGTCCTGCGGGGCAGCGCCGTCAACCAGGACGGCGCCAGCAACGGCCTCACCGCCCCCCACGGACCCTCCCAGGAACGCGTCATCCGCGACGCGCTCGCCGACGCCCGCCTCACACCCCACGACATCGACGCCGTGGAGGCCCACGGCACCGCCACCACCCTCGGCGACCCCATCGAAGGCCACGCCATCCAAAGCGTCTACGGAACCGGACGCGACCCCCAACGGCCCCTGTACCTGGGCTCGCTGAAATCCAACATCGGCCACAGCCAGGCCGCCGCCGGCATCGGCGGCGTCATCAAGATGGTGCTGGCACTGCGCCACGGCGTCCTGCCCAAGACCCTGCACGCCGAACGGCCGACACCGCACATCGACTGGACGGCCACCCCCGTGAGGCTGCTGCAGGAACCCGTCGACTGGCCGCGCACCGACCGCCCCCGACGCGCGGGCGTCTCCTCGTTCGGCATCAGCGGCACCAACGCACACGTCATCGTCGAAGAAGCCCCCCAGGCGACACCCCCCCAGGCGACAGCCCCCGAGACGACGGCGCCCGGCACGGCGACCCCCGCGACGGCCTTCGCCGTCCCCCTGTCCGCACACACCCCCAAGGCCCTGCGCACACAAGCGGCACGGCTCGGCGCACACCTCACGGCCCGCCCCGGCCTTGCGACCGGCGACGTCGCCCACGCCCTCGTCACCAGCCGCACCCTCTTCGACCACCGGGCCGTACTCGTCGCACCCGGCCGCGACGCCCTGCTCCAGGGCCTGGACAAACTCGCCCGCGGCACCGGCGCCCCGCACACCGTGCGCGGCGCCCCCGACCCAGCCGCCAAATCCCCCTGCGCGGTGCTCTTCTCCGGACAGGGATCGCAACGCCCCGGCATGGGCCGCGACCTGTACCAGCGCTTCCCCGCCTTCGCCGACGCCCTCGACACGGCCTGCGCCGCACTGGACCCCCACTTCGAACTACCCCTGCACGACGTCCTGTTCGGCACCGCGCAACCCCAGGACCTGATCAACCGCACCGCCTACACCCAGGCCGGCGTCTTCGCCGTCGAAGTCGCCCTGTACCGCCTCCTCGAACGCTTCGGCGTCACCCCCGGCTTCGTCGCCGGACACTCCATCGGCGAACTCACCGCCGCGCACGTCGCGGGCGTCTGGACACTGCCGGACGCCGCCCGGCTGGTCGCCGCCAGAGGACGGCTCATGCAGGCCCTGCCCGAAGGCGGCGCCATGCTCGCCGTGCAGGCCACCGCAGCCGAACTGCAACCCCTGCTGGCCGGCCGCGAACACGAGATCGCGCTGGCCGCCGAGAACGGCCCCGCCTCCGTCGTCGTCTCCGGCGACACCGCCGCCGTACAGGAACTGGACACCCACTGGCGCGAACACGGCAGGCGGACCAAACGGCTCCAGGTCAGCCACGCCTTCCACTCACCGCACATGGACGCCATGCTCGACGACTTCCACCGCGTCGCCAAAGAACTGACCTACCACCGGCCGCAACTGCCCATCATCTCCCACCTCACCGGCGAGACGTCCCCCGAAGCGCTCCTCACCCCCGAATACTGGGTACGCCACGTCCGCGAACCCGTCCGCTTCGCCACCGGCGTCCGCCGGCTCACCGCCCACGGCGTCACCACCTTCGTCGAAGCCGGCCCCGACAGCGTCCTGACGCCGATGGTCGCCGAATGCCTCGACGGCGCGCCCGGCGACGCCGTCGCCCTGTCCCGCCGCGACCAGAGGGAACCCGAGGCGTTCCTGGCAGCGCTCGCACGCCTCCACGTGCGCGGCGCGGCCGTCGACTGGGCCGCGCAGCACGACGGCCAGACGGCCGCCCGCGCCGAACTGCCGACCTACCCCTTCCAGCGCCGCCGCTACTGGCTCGACGAGGTCACCCCGGCCACGCCCCGAACCGCGCACGGCCCCGCACCCCAGGCCCCCACGACCGACCAGGACCCGGACGGCGACGAGACATGGGCCGCGCGCCTCGCGGCGGCGGCGCCCGCCGACCGGCACGCGCTGATCCTCACCTGCGTCGTGGAAGCCGCCGCGGAGGTCATGGGCGCCGACTCGCCCGACACCGTCCCGCTCGGAACACCGCTGCTCGACCTGGGATTCACCTCCCTCATGGCGGTCGACCTGCGCAACAAGGTGACCCAGGCGACCGGAGTCGACCTGCCCCCCACGGTCGTCTACGACCACCCCACATTCGAAGCGATAGCGAGCCACGCGCACGCGCTGATGAGTACGGATTGA